In Fusarium falciforme chromosome 10, complete sequence, a single genomic region encodes these proteins:
- a CDS encoding MFS domain-containing protein, with the protein MRTWFGRGKKLQLAVTSCCLCAFVLYGYDQGVFGGILENEDWLRQFNHPGDTLTGFITSSYNLGCLVGCFANFFVGEKLGRRWTIWLAMGWILVGAALQTTAFTRGHLIVGRIVTGVGTGLKTSTVPMYQSELCEGTKRGRLVSAEVMFVGIGIAFAYWWDFAFSYVGGAFAWRWPLAFQAVFALWVIVVVFGIPESPRWLLNHGNREEAINVLSAVYDKPVDHPDIVREANAIEAALSMEAEAEGSASWASTFRNDKVSTRYRVFLAWFVQFMNQMGGINLVVYFILTVLTDNVGLEHRLAQIIAGCIQLMFPIGSLLPSLALDRMGRRSTMMWGSAGLCVSMLMVSALLSQADDTARGKAFASGSIAFFFTYMLVFGASMNCVPWVYVPEILPLHARTRGTAIGVSSNWLWNFTVVMITPIIINRLKWKAYLIFMATNLVFIPIIYFFYPETSNLALEEVDYIFARGENAVEVAREMQKELAREGRLDVERSLGGKTEPSAFVDGTEKQVETVEHASP; encoded by the exons ATGCGGACCTGGTTCGGCCGTGGCAAAAAGCTGCAACTCGCAGTAACATCATGCTGTCTCTGCGCCTTTGTTCTCTACGGGTATGACCAAGGGGTTTTTGGTGGTATTCTTGAAAACGAGGACTGGCTGAGACAGTTCAACCATCCCGGCGATACACTCACCGGCTTCATCACATCGAGCTACAATCTCGGTTGTCTCGTGGGCTGCTTTGCCAACTTTTTCGTTGGCGAGAAGCTTGGTAGACGATGGACGATTTGGCTTGCTATGGGGTGGATTCTTGTTGGTGCTGCTTTGCAGACTACTGCGTTTACTCGGGGGCATTTGATTGTGGGGAGAATCGTTACTGGTGTTGGAACTGGTCTCAAGACGTCTACCGTCCCAAT GTATCAATCTGAGCTTTGTGAGGGCACAAAGAGAGGCCGACTCGTCTCTGCCGAGGTCATGTTCGTCGGTATCGGCATTGCCTTTGCCTACTGGTGGGATTTTGCCTTTAGCTACGTCGGAGGTGCATTCGCATGGCGATGGCCCCTCGCCTTCCAAGCTGTCTTCGCCCTCTGGGTTATCGTGGTCGTCTTTGGTATCCCAGAGTCACCCCGTTGGCTCCTCAACCACGGCAACagggaagaggccatcaacgtGCTGTCTGCCGTCTATGACAAACCAGTCGATCATCCGGATATTGTTCGAGAGGCCAACGCCATCGAAGCAGCTCTTTCTATGGAGGCTGAAGCCGAGGGAAGTGCCTCGTGGGCGTCCACCTTTCGCAACGACAAAGTCAGCACACGATATCGAGTCTTCCTCGCTTGGTTCGTGCAGTTTATGAATCAAATGGGAGGCATAAATTTGGTCGTATATTTCATCTTGA CTGTCTTGACGGACAATGTTGGTCTTGAACACCGACTCGCCCAGATCATCGCCGGATGCATCCAGCTCATGTTTCCGATTGGCTCGCTTCTTCCCTCTTTGGCTCTTGACCGTATGGGTCGTCGGTCAACAATGATGTGGGGATCAGCAGGACTTTGTGTCTCGATGCTCATGGTTTCTGCTCTCCTGTCCCAGGCCGACGACACTGCGAGAGGAAAGGCATTTGCCTCTGGATCCattgccttcttctttactTACATGCTTGTCTTTGGAGCTAGTATGAACTGTGTGCCCTGGGTTTATGTGCCCGAgattcttcctcttcatgcTAGAACTAGAGGAACGGCTATTGGAGTGAGCTCAAACTGGCTCTGGAACTTTACAGTT GTCATGATCACTCctatcatcatcaaccgtcTCAAGTGGAAGGCCTACTTGATCTTCATGGCCACCAACCTCGTCTTTATCCCCATCATCTACTTCTTCTACCCCGAAACCTCGAACCTTGCCTTAGAAGAAGTTGACTACATCTTTGCTCGTGGAGAGAACGCGGTGGAAGTTGCCAGAGAGATGCAAAAGGAGCTCGCCAGAGAGGGACGTTTGGATGTAGAGAGGTCACTTGGTGGAAAGACTGAACCGAGTGCCTTTGTGGACGGGACAGAGAAGCAGGTCGAGACTGTGGAGCATGCCAGCCCTTGA
- a CDS encoding Carbohydrate esterase family 4 protein: protein MLAALFMVWALATPLYFVYKPPSALIRYFQSRWPDVLWSVKTSKRVIALTIDDAPSEHTQEILDVLRENDVKATFFVIGSQAVGQEAMLQSLIRSGCELGNHAMYDEPSRSLSTTMLTEQIHQVEEMLDASYAAVEGASSPAPRYFRPGSGFFSTAMRQLVGRLGYRLVLGNIYPHDPQIPYAMSMRATS from the coding sequence ATGTTGGCCGCTCTGTTCATGGTCTGGGCTTTGGCCACTCCCCTCTACTTCGTTTACAAGCCCCCGTCAGCTCTTATCCGGTACTTTCAATCACGATGGCCGGATGTGCTGTGGTCCGTCAAAACCAGCAAAAGGGTGATTGCGCTCACCATCGATGATGCACCTTCCGAGCATACTCAGGAAATCCTTGACGTCTTGCGGGAGAACGACGTCAAGGCAACCTTCTTTGTCATCGGCTCCCAAGCGGTCGGCCAGGAGGCGATGCTTCAGAGCCTGATCCGCAGCGGCTGCGAGCTGGGCAACCACGCGATGTACGACGAGCCGTCGCGGTCGCTGAGCACTACCATGTTGACGGAGCAGATTCACCAAGTCGAAGAGATGCTGGACGCGTCATATGCCGCCGTCGAGGGAGCCTCGTCCCCGGCTCCCCGGTATTTCCGACCTGGGTCAGGCTTCTTCAGCACCGCCATGCGACAGCTGGTGGGCCGTCTGGGCTACCGTCTCGTGCTTGGCAACATCTACCCGCATGACCCGCAGATCCCATACGCAATGTCAATGCGAGCCACATCTTGA